The genomic window GACCGGGTGGCTGCGCGCTTTGTCCCGGCTGTGATCTTGGTGGCCCTGGTTACTTTGGCCGGATGGTATTGGTTGGCGCCGGACAGTCCCCTGCTTATTCAATGTGTAATCTCGGTGCTGATAATCGCCTGCCCCTGCGCCCTGGGTCTGGCCACCCCGACGGCCATCCTGGCCGGGACCGGAAGGGCGGCGCGGGAAGGAATCATCATTCGTGGTGGCGATATACTCGAACGAATAACTCAACTGAACGCCATCGTCTTTGACAAAACCGGAACTCTAACCTGCGGTGAACTGGAAGTGGTAAATGTACGCTCGGTCGATCCCTGGTCCCGGCGCGAACTGATCCGCATGGCCGGCTCGGCTGAGAAACAGAGTAACCACCCGCTGGCAAAAGCAATTGCGCAGCTCATGGATAAAGAGCAGATCGATGCCTCCGAAGTCAGGAATGTCCAGGATCGACCCGGCTTCGGCGTCGAAGCACTGTATCGCGGTGAGCGCCTTCTGATAGGAAACGAAGCGCTCTTGAAGACAGAGCAGATTGATCCTTCGGCTTGCAGGGACACAGCCCAGGAGGAGATGGAGCAGGGTCAAACGGTTGTCTTCGTGGCCCTGGGCGGTAAACTGGCCGGTCTCATTTCGCTCGGTGATCGCCTGCGCAACGATGCGGCCGGAGTAGTGGCACGGCTTGGCAAGATGCTGGAGCGAGTCTCCATGCTCTCCGGGGACAACTATCGGACGGTAGCTGGTGTCGCCCGCTCTATTGGTCTGGAGTATTTTGAAGCTGAAGTCAGGCCGGATCACAAACAGCAGGTGATCGAATCGTACCAGAAGGCGGGATTCCGGCTGGCTATGGTTGGCGACGGCATCAACGATGCTCCCGCCCTGGCCGCGGCCGATGTCGGTGTTGCTATCGGTGGCGGTACCGATGTGGCAATTGAAGCGGCAAATGTCGTCCTGGTCAGGTCCGAATTGGCTGACCTGCCCAAGATGTTCCGAGTAGCCGACCAGAGTATGAAGGTAATCAGGCAGAACCTCTTCTGGGCTTTCTTCTATAATGTTCTGGCTATTCCGTTGGCCGCCGGACTCTTCTATCCACTGTTCGGCTGGACCCTCTCGCCCATGGTCGCCGCCGCCGCCATGGCCTTTTCATCGGTATTTGTTGTCACCAATTCCCTAAGGCTAAACCGCCGGGCCTTGTAACCACAGCCGGTTGCCGGTACCGCCGGGGTACGACATAGGTCCCACCTCCCCAACTGTGCATTAATTGACCGGGACACGAGGGGCGGACTGTTATGATTTTCTCAGCCAGACCGACTAGTATATAGATAGAGGGCTGATTTCGAAATACATACGATGAGTTGCAACGGGATGACTTCGAAAACCGATCAAGTAGAACACAAACCTGAGTCAAATGATGCCGTTGAGCAGATCGAAGCCGACAAGTGGCTGGAATTCGTTTCCGTACTGCTTCACGACATGGAATCGCCGTTGGCTTCAATGAAGTACCTGCTCAAACTGCTCGACGAGAAAAAACTAAACCTGGCCAAACCGTTGCATCGGCAGATTGTGGCTTCGTCGCACATCGCCATGGAGCGAACGGAGTCAATCATCTATGATATCATGGCTGTGGCCAAGGCCGGCAAGATGGGCATTCCCTGCAATCCCGTGCCGCTCGATGTTCTACCCGTCGTCCGGGAGGCGATTGTCCTCGTCCAAGGATCGGCTCAGGAACATAAAATCGACATGAGATTGACCGGCAATCTTTCTGA from Candidatus Zixiibacteriota bacterium includes these protein-coding regions:
- a CDS encoding heavy metal translocating P-type ATPase gives rise to the protein MAKTDELTLAIDGLRCASCVSSVENGLTGRHGVETCQVNLATKSATISYDSTTTDAQGIIKQIEQLGFSAAVGRPDFLAASKREVITARRLLQISVVLTIPLAAVAMWPMWADRSLVPAPFDALTQALLAAVVLLYGGRTILMDAAIQTRHLRANMNSLIAMGTCAAFGWSIYLLLINWDSGISPPLFFESVGMIITLILLGRFLEARARGRAGDAIRAMIDLRPTIATAIINGVDIEIDASAVQPGMILLVRPGERLAADGVIVEGQAVIDESMLTGESLPVEKVPSDKVVGGSVNGNRSFKFQVTATGEKTFLAGMVRLVAEAQSRKAPIQKLADRVAARFVPAVILVALVTLAGWYWLAPDSPLLIQCVISVLIIACPCALGLATPTAILAGTGRAAREGIIIRGGDILERITQLNAIVFDKTGTLTCGELEVVNVRSVDPWSRRELIRMAGSAEKQSNHPLAKAIAQLMDKEQIDASEVRNVQDRPGFGVEALYRGERLLIGNEALLKTEQIDPSACRDTAQEEMEQGQTVVFVALGGKLAGLISLGDRLRNDAAGVVARLGKMLERVSMLSGDNYRTVAGVARSIGLEYFEAEVRPDHKQQVIESYQKAGFRLAMVGDGINDAPALAAADVGVAIGGGTDVAIEAANVVLVRSELADLPKMFRVADQSMKVIRQNLFWAFFYNVLAIPLAAGLFYPLFGWTLSPMVAAAAMAFSSVFVVTNSLRLNRRAL
- a CDS encoding HAMP domain-containing histidine kinase, giving the protein MTSKTDQVEHKPESNDAVEQIEADKWLEFVSVLLHDMESPLASMKYLLKLLDEKKLNLAKPLHRQIVASSHIAMERTESIIYDIMAVAKAGKMGIPCNPVPLDVLPVVREAIVLVQGSAQEHKIDMRLTGNLSEQIVKADTGLLKRVLDNLLFNAVRHTPENGEIVISIDEQADSVYIHIKDSGPGLGDVDPEVLFEKYGQLKLRTEGRHRGVGLGLYFCKLAAMGMGGTILADDHPEGGAVFSTKLRKAKGGG